The DNA window gcccgcattctaagcaggcttcgtaaacggtggcataaccctccggcgggtcgttagccctatgatcatcgtcgggaaccaccgccttccccccaggtaaaaaatacttctcgtgaagggatatcacagtatccttactcaagatactgtgaaaatactctacggtcttctccccggattctttccggctagaagaccccttatcccctttcctaccgctacccgacaccgaagaagaagaagaagacatttttcttactttttgaaagtgaagaaagtctgaagaagctcttgaaagcggaagaaaatttctcgagaaagagagagtatagaagacgcaacagcaaaggtgttcaaatgaggaagaaagagcatatttatcagattcggcgaagatttcaaaatcatcgcaccgtttcgaatcccaccttttcaggattcaacggccggattttactgtcgcatttaatgcagtcacatgcaaggcacgtcccctgacgtcagcctcccccgtacctttatccagaatgccgaagtgactcgcttcgccgaagtgattcacttcgtctttcgggggggggtagtgatggggtacgaactaaacaagcccaacagcagtgacggcccatcagcccaaagcccaaggaagagtatgagttcggcattaccaaagagttcggaggagttcggcattaccaaagagttcggcctcagcctacagctcggtaaaagccaaccaatcaagctctgctctcaggtcggcatcaagctctactctcagatcggcaaccaaagcagttcggtctcagtattcgaccgaacaaggagttagtggacccatgcaggatttccacaacttccaacacacccactaccacgtggcgtcaactcaggccacgatcttaggccatgacctacacgacatccacgacttagggtggtgatgcaagccacgatcttagttcaatatataaatagaacttagatctgatagagaggagttagaatctctctagagaaataatcagatagcaagtctgtgttgtaagctgtaattcgcagatcaagcaatacaaacctgcccccatttctccccgtggacgtagatttacctcagtaaatcgaaccacgtaaaattctctgtgtcgtaatttatttttacgagcattcatcatcatcaaaaattcgccgattcatcattGTGGATGACTCCAAAATTCACATGATAAAGGTTTTTGTGGATGACTCCAAAATTCACATGATAAAGTTCGACAGTCAACACCATAGACCATTCGGATCAATCTACAAATTGTGGAATACACTAAAAAACCCTACATAAAACTCTACAATCTATTATAGATTCAAAGCTCACATGATAAGGTTTTACACCATTCAAATTTTGATTCGGGTTTGTTCCGTATAATTATTGGCAAAATAATTTGTCGCGGTTGGTGGTTAGTATATTGTCAGGTTTTTATGCATGACCACAAAATGTCGGTGTCCTCGCTACTTAGCATTGGCCACGcatcaaatcaagaaaacctacggggctagtgtagcataAATAAGTAAGATTGTCATATTTCACGTAGGCAAATTGTGCAAACTCAAGTACCATGAACCgattttaactactatctagacaatccaAAGAGTTTGATTTGGTTTTCAAAATTATTGGACATACACAAACTAAAAGCAAGCAACAAAAGATAAGTTTCAAATAAGAGAACATGGTAGAGCTGTTGATCCAACTACAACAAACACAATGCAAACAACACAACAACTTTGACTGTATAATCTTAAGATCTAGTGGATACAAttaatttctcttttttccttagcctttaaatgaaaataacaaTTTTGACCTTTGAATATAACACCTCAACTACGGTTATTCATCTTCATCATATATGGAAATCAATTTCTCTCTCgtaaaataattcaattttaaatttcacatattttttaataaaattttgacCTTTGAAGTTAATGATATGACGGTtgcaataaaattttaatatatcaaagactgaaaaaatgataatcCCTCGGTCCACTATTTAAAGAGCCCTTTTGACTCGGTATCGATTTtgagaaattatttgactttatgaagAAAAGTAAACAGAGAgagtgagtggaatgtgagacccaatTTTAATGGAATGTGGTATCCgcatactaaaaatgaaataaaataaatggttctttaaatcgtggacaacccaaaatagtaaaattgcTCTTTAAATGGTTGGTACAAAGAGTTCTATAAGATAGAAACAATGATATtgtttttgtgtgattgacAATATCATTTGCGATTTAAACAACAATAAAACAACACTGCAACACAATATCATTTTCATTCAAAATATACGAGTTTTAGTGAACACATTCATCAACAAACTTGTTCATGATCTCCATTGGCCTACACATAGCTCGCAAAGGCACCACCTTAGGCATAGTTAGCCCATCCCCTTCCCCCAAATCCACCTCCTCCAAACCCACTCTCTCCCACTCAAAGCATTGCACCATCGCCGCCAACGTCAGCCCCACGAACCGCTGGGCCAGCCCCACCCCGGGGCACGCCCTTCGCCCCGTTCCAAACGGCATCAGATTATGCGCTTCGGCTTCCACCCCTTCGAACCTCTCGGGATTGAAGCTCACGGCGTCCTGCCACAAGGCGGGGTCCCTGTGTATCGCCCAGGCATTGACGAACACGAGAGTGCCACTCAGGATGTCGTATCCCCCGACTTTGCAGTCGGAGGACGACACGTGGGGCACGAGCAGGGGCCCTGCCGGGAAGAGGCGGAAGGTCTCCAAGATAATGTTGTGGAGGTAGGGCAAGTTGGATAGGTCTTCTTCAACTACTAATCGGTTGTGTCCGATTTTGGTTTCAAGTTCTTCTCTGGCCTTTTTAAGGATGTGAGGGTGGTTGAGAAGAAGAGACATTGCCCATTCTATAGTGATAGCGGATGTATCCGTCCCACCAAAAAGTAGGCTCTGTtataataaacaaattaaaattgcaaCATAGAAATAATATGACAACATAGAAATAATATGAGATTCTATGGAACAAATCATAAAGAAAATTTCTATACtattattttgatttcataTACACCCttagagatgcccaaggtttcggttccggtggttaaccgcggaaccgtaaccgccggttccggttccaaaccggaaccgtgacatTTTTCTTGAACCGAaaccgccatattttgaacagcaggccggttccggttccaaattttacgaaccgaaaccgtgccggaaTCGCCGTTTCTggacggttccaaaccggaaccgtgaaaaaccatCGGAAAACAGTGAAATCTAGCCGGAACCGCGAAAAACCGtaaaaaaccgccggaaaaccggcggttcggaaccggaaccgccggttttcgaaccaaaaccggaaccgtgaaatagcctcacggttcggttccggatCCACATTTATCGAAACCGAAACCGCCAGtttacgaaccgtgggcatgtctagACTCCCTTATAGAACTATCAAcgattatatatatatgaactacatattttttaaaaaaatttataaacaatTAGAAACCCTCCAATTATTACTatttagaaattataaaaaaacatgagAATTCCAAAAAAATACATGAAAACATAAACtagaatattttttatataatctAACCTAACCCAATCTATTTGTATCTCGGTGCCCCAATCAGTTTTGAGTTAGTATTTCAATTcgaaataaatattatagtttcCTATTCACCTTTTTATTAATCTATTTGGACTACTACATCGTTTagataaaattgatattttaatgtgaATAACTAATGCCAAGGGACAAGTCTTAGATCGAGACGTTTAGTACCATAGACGCAAAATATGTGTAGTCGTACATTATTTTATTGTGATACGAAATTTGATTCTTACAATTTTCGTGTTAATTTTCGTGTTAGATCTTACTATAAATTATTACAAGTCGTACATTAATAGTAGGTCTGAAAAGGATATATTAGtacatcttttattttattcccctCGTCTCACgataaaaatcatattttgcTATTTCAGTATGTCTCACAATAAAAGTCGTATTTCACTTATCATAAAAGGTAAGGGACGTAATAAAAGTCGTATTTCACTTATCATAAAAAATAAGTTGTACAAAAAATAAGTTGTACAGGTTTCACATTGTACCAACttatttcattcatattttattataaaattaatatatattatatataaggGAGACTCAAATTTCACTTATTCAATCCATTTTTCTTTACCTTCCTTAAAAGTCCATGCCTAAttaaataggactcctatttTATAGATATTTCAtaggaaaaaataaagaaagaacacaaaGTTGACCAAGAAGTGTTACCATGAGAAGTCCTTTGATAGTGATATCGGAATAAAACTCCGGCTCCGATCGTTGCAGCTCCAACAAATGTCCGATCATACTATTCCTCTTCTCGCGGCGGCGCTCATCCACCAGCTCCTGAAACAACTCATCCATCTCCTCCGCAAGCGCCGCCACTTTCTTGGTGAAACCGCCGTAGTCAATCCACTGCAGAAACGGCAAGAAATCCTGCGGATTCGAAGCCTGCGCCATCTCGAAAACCTTGTTGATTATCCGGCGCAGCCTCCGCCCCTCCTCGCTCTCCTCATCCAGCCTCTTCGCCGCCAGCATTCTCATCATGTTGTTAAACGACAGCTTCAACAGCCTTGGCCTTAGCTCCACCTCCGAAAACCCCTGACTGcaaaaaaaaacttatcttttAAGTACACATAAATTGAGACGCAATTACTTATGttggaaaattttcaaaaataataccaTAAAAGAAAGGttcttaaattaaaaataaattaaagaagtCTCA is part of the Salvia splendens isolate huo1 chromosome 6, SspV2, whole genome shotgun sequence genome and encodes:
- the LOC121806499 gene encoding cytochrome P450 81Q32-like; protein product: MELPLIFSITLTILLSIFLISKRSRHRRRLPPSPAVALPIIGHLHLLKQPLHRTFHRLSQSTGPIFSLKLGLRRAVVVSSPPLVEECFTKNDVVLANRPNIIIDEYIGYNHSTMSGAPYGELWRSLRRIAAQEVLSGARLTAFAEIRQDEVKSMLLSLVEKETLPQKNSQGFSEVELRPRLLKLSFNNMMRMLAAKRLDEESEEGRRLRRIINKVFEMAQASNPQDFLPFLQWIDYGGFTKKVAALAEEMDELFQELVDERRREKRNSMIGHLLELQRSEPEFYSDITIKGLLMSLLFGGTDTSAITIEWAMSLLLNHPHILKKAREELETKIGHNRLVVEEDLSNLPYLHNIILETFRLFPAGPLLVPHVSSSDCKVGGYDILSGTLVFVNAWAIHRDPALWQDAVSFNPERFEGVEAEAHNLMPFGTGRRACPGVGLAQRFVGLTLAAMVQCFEWERVGLEEVDLGEGDGLTMPKVVPLRAMCRPMEIMNKFVDECVH